The Megalopta genalis isolate 19385.01 chromosome 9, iyMegGena1_principal, whole genome shotgun sequence genome includes a window with the following:
- the LOC117230092 gene encoding CCAAT/enhancer-binding protein, translating into MESPVMYDSAAHQAQAHGAADLKKSQVLNNNNNHQSNNNNSNAPNNNNNSALQVNHNHNQQQNSTVVSKVSASKASLHQQYAEHCAAAGELTDLNTPEISLDLQHLIDDSHFNDGLLDMLGANNGTVKHVRTPGYPRTTLAYMPQPVHSGASYHQGSNSCSDSNSSSSESPSIKEEPLDPADYRRHCPQYPPGGYSPVTNGPFANGAPTFTTLTPSTVPGGHPGAPVHQQPPRGGPMKPVMAHQHHANSAAAAARKQTKAIDKASDEYRRRRERNNIAVRKSREKAKVRSRETEEKVKLLVKDNDLLKKRIELLTEELNVLRSLFSSVGVVPEQLHREISRHLDQFQQHAVGPM; encoded by the coding sequence ATGGAGTCACCAGTCATGTACGATTCAGCGGCCCATCAGGCCCAGGCCCACGGCGCGGCCGATCTCAAGAAGTCCCAGGtactcaacaacaacaacaaccaccagagcaacaacaacaacagcaacgcgccgaacaacaacaacaactctGCCCTGCAGGTGAATCATAATCACAATCAGCAGCAGAACAGCACGGTGGTCAGCAAGGTCTCGGCGAGCAAGGCTAGCCTTCACCAGCAGTACGCGGAACACTGCGCCGCTGCCGGCGAGCTGACAGACTTGAACACGCCGGAGATATCGTTGGATCTGCAACACCTGATCGACGATAGCCACTTCAACGACGGCCTGTTGGACATGTTGGGCGCGAACAACGGAACCGTGAAGCATGTACGAACGCCCGGTTATCCGCGCACCACGCTCGCCTACATGCCGCAACCGGTGCACAGCGGGGCGAGCTACCACCAGGGCAGCAACAGCTGCAGCGACAGCAACAGCTCCAGCTCCGAATCGCCGAGCATCAAAGAGGAGCCCCTGGACCCGGCGGACTACCGCCGCCACTGCCCCCAGTACCCGCCAGGCGGGTACAGTCCGGTGACCAACGGGCCGTTCGCCAATGGCGCGCCGACGTTCACCACCCTGACACCGTCCACGGTGCCCGGCGGTCATCCGGGTGCGCCGGTCCACCAACAACCACCCAGAGGCGGCCCGATGAAGCCGGTGATGGCGCATCAGCATCACGCGAACAGCGCGGCCGCCGCTGCCAGGAAACAGACCAAGGCCATCGACAAGGCGAGCGACGAGTACAGAAGGCGACGCGAGAGGAACAATATCGCCGTGAGGAAGAGCCGCGAGAAAGCGAAGGTACGATCGCGGGAGACCGAGGAGAAGGTGAAGCTCCTGGTGAAGGACAACGACCTGCTCAAAAAGAGGATCGAACTGTTGACCGAGGAGCTGAACGTTCTCAGGTCGCTGTTCAGCAGCGTCGGCGTCGTGCCCGAACAGCTGCATCGCGAGATCTCGAGGCACCTCGACCAGTTCCAGCAGCACGCGGTGGGACCCATGTAG